One Gemmatimonadales bacterium genomic region harbors:
- a CDS encoding transcriptional repressor, whose amino-acid sequence MIAASPLPCDDRRPTPQRLAVLAAFEEMGRPLAVGEVLELGRRVVPRLGIATVYRHLRELVDGGQLTLVSLPGGVVRYELAGLAGHHHFQCSRCDRVYDIHGAILGVEQLLPKLFRLERQELILHGRCADCEADA is encoded by the coding sequence ATGATAGCGGCATCCCCTCTCCCGTGCGACGACCGCCGACCAACGCCGCAGCGGCTGGCGGTTCTGGCCGCATTCGAAGAAATGGGACGGCCGCTTGCCGTGGGCGAGGTCCTCGAGCTCGGCCGTCGCGTCGTTCCACGTCTTGGAATTGCCACGGTGTATCGGCACCTCCGGGAGCTTGTCGACGGGGGCCAGCTGACCCTTGTCTCGCTTCCGGGGGGTGTGGTTCGGTACGAGCTGGCAGGGCTTGCCGGGCACCATCACTTCCAGTGTTCTCGCTGCGATCGCGTCTACGATATTCACGGCGCGATTCTTGGCGTGGAGCAATTGCTGCCCAAGCTGTTTCGGCTTGAGCGCCAGGAGCTGATTCTGCATGGGCGTTGCGCCGACTGCGAGGCGGACGCCTAA